In one window of Aceticella autotrophica DNA:
- a CDS encoding prolipoprotein diacylglyceryl transferase — protein MYIPSISPYALKIGPFAVHWYGIFMALSIAAGAYYMYIKARELDYNEDFLVNLLVIVVIFGVIGARLMYVLANSPEWFIKDPVQILKTYQGGLSWHGGILGGFLSGFYYCRKKGVRMNPLADYAVIGLAIGNMLVRIGNIFNQEVLGRSTSFAFGRWPAQLVGVTMGIILLVRYFYIERKHMPYGYQFWSFIFYYQLMRGLIEETVRDNPLFIHAYLNKNWGIGFFTLTQIVTPFILILSFWMMKRVLNDPENKKN, from the coding sequence ATGTATATACCATCAATTAGTCCTTATGCATTAAAAATAGGTCCTTTCGCAGTACACTGGTATGGAATCTTTATGGCTTTATCTATTGCAGCCGGTGCATATTATATGTATATTAAGGCGCGTGAATTAGATTATAATGAAGATTTCCTTGTGAATCTTTTGGTGATTGTTGTCATATTTGGTGTTATAGGTGCAAGGTTAATGTATGTTCTTGCTAATTCTCCTGAATGGTTTATTAAAGACCCTGTGCAAATATTAAAAACTTACCAAGGAGGACTCTCATGGCATGGCGGTATATTGGGCGGATTTTTATCCGGATTTTATTATTGCCGTAAAAAAGGTGTTCGGATGAATCCACTTGCAGATTATGCTGTCATTGGTCTTGCAATAGGAAATATGCTGGTGAGGATTGGTAATATTTTTAACCAAGAAGTTCTCGGAAGAAGTACAAGTTTTGCTTTTGGAAGATGGCCGGCACAGTTGGTAGGTGTAACAATGGGGATAATTTTGCTTGTCAGATATTTCTATATTGAACGAAAGCATATGCCTTATGGATACCAATTCTGGTCATTTATATTTTATTATCAGTTAATGAGAGGTTTAATTGAAGAAACAGTCAGGGATAACCCGTTATTTATTCATGCATATCTTAATAAAAATTGGGGAATTGGATTTTTCACCTTAACACAAATAGTAACACCATTTATCCTTATACTTTCATTTTGGATGATGAAACGTGTTCTAAATGACCCTGAAAACAAAAAAAATTAA
- the galU gene encoding UTP--glucose-1-phosphate uridylyltransferase GalU, whose translation MKIKKAIIPAAGLGTRFLPATKALPKEMLPIVDKPTIQFIVEEAVNSGIEDILIITGRNKRAIEDHFDKSVELELELEKKGKEGLLNLVEDITNMVDIHYIRQKEPKGLGHAIHCAHAFVGNEPFAVLLGDDIVDAEVPVLKQMIDQYERYNCSIIGVQEVRQEDVNKYGIIDASPIGERVYNVNNLVEKPDKNDAPSNMAILGRYIISPKIFDILENTKPGAGGEIQLTDALKELLNYEAIYAYDFEGKRYDVGDKLGYLTACIEFALKRDDLKEDFIEYLTKLMSNKEKFLREAAITHV comes from the coding sequence TTGAAAATTAAAAAAGCTATTATTCCGGCGGCAGGTCTTGGTACGAGGTTTTTACCCGCTACCAAGGCACTGCCGAAGGAAATGCTTCCGATTGTAGACAAGCCAACAATACAATTTATAGTTGAGGAGGCTGTTAATTCAGGGATTGAAGATATACTTATTATTACCGGGCGCAACAAAAGAGCGATAGAAGACCATTTTGACAAATCCGTAGAATTGGAACTTGAGCTTGAGAAAAAAGGCAAAGAAGGTTTGCTAAATCTTGTGGAAGACATTACAAATATGGTTGATATACATTACATAAGACAAAAAGAACCTAAGGGATTGGGACATGCCATACATTGTGCACATGCCTTTGTTGGCAATGAGCCTTTTGCTGTTTTATTAGGAGATGATATTGTTGATGCTGAGGTTCCTGTTTTAAAGCAGATGATTGATCAATATGAACGATACAATTGTTCTATAATAGGGGTTCAAGAAGTACGGCAGGAAGATGTTAATAAATACGGTATTATTGATGCAAGTCCTATTGGGGAAAGGGTTTATAATGTAAATAATCTTGTGGAAAAACCAGATAAAAACGATGCGCCTTCAAATATGGCAATACTTGGAAGGTACATAATATCACCAAAGATATTTGATATTCTTGAAAATACAAAACCCGGTGCCGGAGGCGAGATACAGCTTACAGATGCATTAAAAGAACTTTTAAATTATGAGGCAATATATGCATATGATTTTGAGGGGAAGAGATACGATGTAGGAGATAAGCTTGGCTACCTCACGGCATGTATAGAATTTGCATTAAAGAGAGACGACTTGAAGGAGGATTTCATAGAATATTTAACCAAACTTATGTCAAATAAGGAAAAATTCTTACGAGAAGCAGCCATAACACACGTTTAA
- a CDS encoding ribonuclease H-like YkuK family protein — MGMLNFVNPTKGRMDINKMFQDIMEFVEEDRNSNYKLMVGTDSQPGKIICFVTAIIIYREGNGARYYYRKFSNRRIPSFKQRIFMEANYSIELANQLLEKLSKTGRKDLNIEIHLDVGENGKTKEIIKEVVGMVTGCGFEAQVKPDSYGASKVADKYTKSMTNII; from the coding sequence ATGGGTATGTTGAATTTCGTAAACCCAACTAAGGGTCGAATGGATATCAATAAAATGTTTCAGGATATAATGGAGTTTGTAGAAGAAGACCGAAATTCAAACTATAAATTGATGGTAGGGACAGATTCGCAGCCCGGCAAAATTATCTGTTTTGTAACTGCTATAATAATATACCGTGAAGGAAATGGAGCAAGGTATTATTACAGAAAGTTTTCCAACAGAAGAATTCCATCCTTTAAACAGAGAATTTTTATGGAAGCAAATTATAGTATAGAATTGGCAAATCAGCTTCTTGAAAAGCTTAGCAAGACCGGCAGAAAAGACCTTAATATTGAGATACATCTTGATGTTGGCGAAAATGGGAAGACAAAAGAAATCATAAAAGAAGTTGTGGGAATGGTAACAGGCTGCGGCTTTGAAGCACAGGTAAAGCCGGATTCATATGGAGCAAGCAAAGTTGCCGACAAATACACAAAATCCATGACAAACATTATTTAA
- the ndk gene encoding nucleoside-diphosphate kinase — translation MEKTLAIVKPDGVKRGLIGEILKRYENKGLRLVAAKIITPDTELIGRHYAEHKEKPFYKGLIKYMTSGPVFAMVLEGENAIKIVRLINGATKIEDAQPGTIRGDYATCTTFNLIHGSDSIENAKKEILLWFPEIIDKF, via the coding sequence GTGGAAAAGACTCTTGCTATTGTTAAACCTGATGGTGTAAAAAGAGGTCTTATAGGAGAAATATTAAAAAGATATGAAAATAAGGGATTAAGGCTTGTTGCAGCCAAAATTATTACACCTGATACAGAACTTATTGGAAGGCATTATGCAGAACATAAAGAAAAACCTTTCTACAAAGGGCTTATAAAATATATGACATCAGGTCCTGTTTTCGCAATGGTTTTAGAGGGAGAAAACGCAATAAAAATAGTAAGACTTATTAATGGAGCGACTAAAATAGAGGATGCCCAACCCGGTACCATAAGAGGGGATTATGCTACATGCACAACATTCAATCTTATACATGGATCTGATAGTATAGAGAATGCAAAAAAAGAAATATTATTATGGTTTCCAGAAATTATAGATAAATTTTAG
- a CDS encoding YkvI family membrane protein translates to MKKKGLSIFSISATYIGTVVGAGFASGQEVLQFFAYHGAKGFAGLITATIMFIVYGYIILILGLKLNASSYYEVIIKAVGPILGKVVDWIVIFFLFGALTAMIAGSGAIFKEQYGLPTALGSAAMAIISVFTVLTGIAGVISAISFVVPLLLLSVFTISILTIFYSPDITVISSVSISVNAAVKNFLISGIVYASYNLIMSVAILAPLGKQAKDKKKLKWGALLGGTGLGIGAALILSALLTNMPQAAHYQIPMLFIAGRFSGSLKLIYSFILIAEIYTTAVGNLYGFSARLTNAGTIKYKAYTIVTGGIALIASRFGFSKLVHYLYPIAGYAGIVMLIGLTFSLIKKKNYV, encoded by the coding sequence TTGAAAAAAAAAGGCTTATCAATTTTTTCTATTTCTGCCACATATATCGGTACGGTTGTAGGAGCCGGATTTGCATCAGGTCAGGAGGTTTTACAGTTTTTTGCCTATCATGGAGCTAAAGGATTTGCAGGACTTATAACAGCTACAATTATGTTTATAGTTTATGGATATATTATACTTATATTGGGCTTAAAGCTTAATGCATCTTCTTACTATGAGGTTATTATAAAAGCTGTGGGACCAATACTTGGCAAGGTAGTTGATTGGATAGTTATTTTTTTCTTATTTGGTGCTTTGACAGCCATGATAGCAGGTTCTGGAGCTATATTCAAAGAGCAGTACGGACTTCCGACTGCCTTGGGTTCTGCTGCAATGGCAATAATATCGGTTTTTACAGTGCTTACAGGTATTGCCGGTGTTATTTCTGCTATTTCCTTTGTTGTCCCATTATTACTTTTGAGTGTTTTTACCATAAGTATACTAACGATTTTCTATTCACCTGATATTACAGTTATAAGCAGCGTAAGCATATCTGTAAATGCAGCTGTTAAGAATTTCCTTATATCAGGAATTGTATATGCATCATATAATTTAATAATGTCTGTTGCTATACTTGCTCCCTTAGGGAAACAGGCAAAGGATAAGAAAAAGCTTAAATGGGGTGCCTTGCTTGGAGGTACAGGTCTTGGAATTGGTGCTGCCCTGATATTATCAGCGCTGCTTACAAATATGCCTCAGGCAGCTCATTATCAAATTCCAATGCTCTTTATTGCAGGAAGATTTTCAGGTTCTTTAAAACTTATCTATAGTTTCATACTTATTGCAGAAATATATACGACAGCTGTTGGCAATCTTTATGGATTTTCAGCGAGACTTACAAATGCCGGAACAATAAAATATAAAGCATATACTATTGTAACAGGCGGTATCGCACTAATAGCCAGCAGATTCGGATTTTCTAAGCTTGTACATTATCTTTATCCTATTGCAGGATATGCAGGGATAGTAATGCTTATAGGTTTAACATTTAGTCTTATAAAGAAAAAAAATTATGTTTAA
- a CDS encoding DUF2225 domain-containing protein, with amino-acid sequence MLNKYLYDKKIICPVCKGEFIMTKVKTSQLKVIERKSDFYTKYEGIEPFFYDVIVCSNCGYAALESEFDKITDISRNEILSKVTANWVKREFSGERTPQKALEAYLLSLYCSQLKKDKDIVFAKTCLRIAWIYRMLLDKDNENKYLKFSLDFYIKAYNGIDVYDEIQLTYMIGELNKMLDNKEEAKKWFSKVISHPDRHKNNLIVNLSRDEWQSLKE; translated from the coding sequence ATTTTGAATAAATATTTATATGATAAAAAAATAATTTGTCCTGTATGTAAAGGGGAATTTATCATGACAAAAGTCAAGACATCGCAATTAAAAGTTATAGAAAGGAAAAGTGATTTTTATACAAAATATGAAGGCATAGAACCATTTTTCTATGATGTTATTGTATGCTCAAATTGTGGTTATGCTGCTTTAGAGTCGGAATTTGACAAAATAACTGATATATCGCGAAATGAAATTTTATCGAAGGTTACAGCAAATTGGGTCAAGAGGGAATTTTCAGGTGAAAGGACACCACAAAAAGCATTAGAAGCATATCTTTTATCATTGTATTGTTCGCAATTAAAGAAGGATAAAGATATAGTATTTGCAAAGACATGTTTGAGAATAGCATGGATATATAGGATGCTGCTTGATAAAGATAACGAAAACAAGTATTTAAAGTTTTCCCTTGACTTCTATATTAAGGCATATAATGGAATAGACGTATATGATGAAATACAGCTAACATATATGATTGGGGAGCTTAACAAAATGCTTGATAACAAGGAGGAGGCAAAGAAGTGGTTTAGCAAGGTTATAAGCCATCCAGATAGGCATAAAAACAATTTGATAGTAAATTTATCCAGAGATGAATGGCAAAGTTTAAAAGAATGA
- a CDS encoding 1-phosphofructokinase family hexose kinase, producing the protein MIFTLTMNPSLDRYLYVDDLILDDTIRVKKVEEYAAGKGIDVSRVIREMGGTSVAICPLGGDNGIKIEFLLDNERVLYSAVRIKKETRMNIIVQSLKGQYRMSLPGASLTRFEYELIMDMIKAVPRSGDTLIASGSLPEGLLPSAYFEIVKLCKDMGLRVYVDTDSENLKEAVKASPFGIKPNIYELSRLIGKDLKKDEVGEAVKEISEKYGITDVLVTLGKDGAIAYVDKKLYKMEPIEVEVKSSVGAGDSFLAGFVHKRDNSIEDALKLAMACGSASVMNEGTTLCKKKDVKKLLKEVVIERIS; encoded by the coding sequence TTGATTTTTACACTTACGATGAATCCTAGCTTAGATAGATATCTATATGTTGATGACCTTATTTTAGATGATACAATACGCGTTAAGAAGGTTGAAGAATATGCTGCAGGAAAGGGTATAGATGTTTCAAGGGTTATTAGAGAAATGGGAGGTACATCTGTTGCTATATGCCCTCTGGGAGGCGATAATGGAATTAAAATCGAGTTTTTGCTTGATAATGAAAGAGTGCTTTACTCAGCTGTGAGGATAAAGAAAGAAACAAGAATGAACATTATAGTACAAAGTCTAAAAGGTCAATACAGGATGAGTTTACCGGGTGCTTCACTTACACGTTTTGAATATGAACTTATTATGGATATGATAAAGGCTGTTCCAAGAAGTGGGGATACCCTGATTGCATCCGGCAGTTTACCTGAAGGACTTTTGCCATCAGCATATTTTGAGATTGTAAAACTTTGCAAGGATATGGGATTGCGAGTTTATGTTGATACTGATAGTGAAAATCTTAAAGAAGCTGTAAAAGCAAGCCCGTTTGGAATAAAACCAAATATTTATGAACTTTCACGATTAATAGGTAAAGATTTAAAAAAAGATGAGGTCGGTGAGGCTGTAAAAGAGATAAGCGAAAAATATGGTATAACCGATGTTCTTGTTACACTTGGAAAGGACGGAGCCATTGCATATGTAGATAAAAAGTTGTATAAAATGGAGCCTATAGAAGTTGAAGTTAAAAGCAGTGTTGGAGCAGGAGATTCTTTTCTTGCAGGCTTTGTACATAAAAGGGATAATTCAATTGAAGATGCGTTAAAACTTGCTATGGCATGCGGTTCAGCATCAGTTATGAACGAAGGAACAACCCTATGCAAGAAAAAAGACGTCAAAAAACTTTTAAAAGAGGTAGTTATTGAGAGGATTTCTTGA
- a CDS encoding LemA family protein, with translation MKKSAIILIAIIAVIVIFAGMFFGSYNSLVKQQEDVNSKWSQIDNQLQRRADLIPNLIETVKGYAKHEEAVFDSVNKAREKLLSANTVQEKANANDQLGTALGRLLAISENYPTLKADQNFRQLSDELAGTENRIAVARMDYNNAVQQYNTSIRQFPTVIIARMFGFNEKQYFKAQANAKEVPKVDFSK, from the coding sequence GTGAAAAAATCAGCAATAATATTAATTGCAATAATAGCTGTTATTGTAATATTTGCAGGGATGTTTTTTGGAAGTTACAATTCACTTGTCAAACAACAGGAGGATGTAAACAGCAAATGGAGTCAGATAGATAATCAATTGCAAAGAAGAGCAGATTTGATACCTAATCTTATTGAGACCGTAAAAGGATATGCAAAACATGAAGAAGCTGTTTTTGATAGTGTAAATAAAGCAAGAGAAAAATTATTGTCAGCAAATACTGTTCAAGAAAAAGCAAATGCAAACGACCAACTGGGTACAGCCCTTGGAAGATTGTTGGCGATTTCTGAAAATTATCCAACATTAAAGGCAGATCAGAATTTCAGACAGTTAAGTGATGAACTTGCTGGAACAGAAAATAGAATTGCAGTTGCAAGGATGGATTACAATAATGCTGTACAACAGTACAATACAAGTATCAGACAGTTTCCGACGGTAATAATTGCAAGAATGTTTGGATTCAATGAAAAACAATATTTTAAAGCACAGGCGAATGCAAAAGAGGTGCCAAAAGTAGACTTTTCCAAATAA
- a CDS encoding lipid II flippase Amj family protein, which produces MIDAKRLLIVCFFTVIINLVDTLSYSIRPSGVMTRKLAVALSLFNIMAVMSRLSNMVQAPFLGSLVDLAIKTEKVHLLGTDMRFVLMSATLGALIGAPLMPTFVSLFTVAINGMEDAGTVPKLIIQLFRWKNFKNLRKKIVLPRLSMLKGIWEADIPKSFLIYNVIITSIYTTGIVSSLYAGAIIPEYRITASQLSGIVNGFATILLTVIVDPVAALITDQALNGKKTQNDVNKMVILLVFGKILGTLLAQLVFIPAAYIILYATKLIV; this is translated from the coding sequence ATGATAGATGCTAAAAGACTTTTGATTGTATGCTTTTTTACAGTAATAATAAATTTAGTAGATACCCTTTCATATTCCATAAGACCTTCCGGTGTAATGACACGGAAACTGGCTGTTGCACTATCACTTTTCAATATAATGGCTGTAATGTCGAGGCTGTCCAATATGGTACAGGCTCCTTTTTTGGGCAGCTTAGTGGATTTGGCTATTAAAACCGAGAAAGTGCATCTTTTAGGAACGGATATGAGGTTTGTACTGATGTCAGCCACTTTGGGAGCTTTGATTGGGGCACCTTTAATGCCAACATTTGTTTCACTTTTTACGGTAGCAATAAACGGAATGGAGGATGCAGGTACTGTTCCTAAACTTATTATTCAATTATTCAGGTGGAAGAATTTCAAAAATCTTAGAAAAAAGATTGTCTTGCCGAGGCTTTCTATGTTAAAGGGTATATGGGAAGCAGATATTCCCAAAAGTTTCCTTATATATAATGTTATAATAACATCAATATATACAACAGGTATTGTATCTTCCCTTTATGCAGGGGCTATTATACCTGAATACAGGATAACGGCAAGTCAGTTGTCTGGAATAGTAAACGGTTTTGCAACCATATTATTGACTGTTATTGTTGACCCTGTTGCCGCTTTGATTACAGATCAGGCATTAAACGGTAAAAAGACACAAAATGATGTTAATAAAATGGTTATACTTCTTGTATTTGGCAAAATATTAGGAACCTTACTTGCACAGCTTGTATTTATTCCGGCAGCATATATCATATTATATGCAACAAAATTAATAGTTTAA
- a CDS encoding calcium-translocating P-type ATPase, SERCA-type — protein MFSMQKPKQDTIYYLNDDLNLNGLTEQEAQKRFLKFGPNVLEGSKKITPFEIFLDQFKDFIVMVLLAATLFSALMGEVADALTITIIVILNAILGFIQEYRTEQSLEALKKLAAPTTKVIRNGVQKEISVERVVMDDIIILEAGDRIPADAIIIESHNLEVDESILTGESIPVHKESARVKGRGIKGKQNLIYMGTVVINGRCKAVVKDTGMETEMGKIAGMIKNIDNNETPLQKRLDKLGKILVTGSLIICAAVTILGIIRGESIYYMFLSGVSLAVAAIPEGLPAVVTVSLAIGVQRMLKRNAIIRKLPAVETLGCVNIICTDKTGTLTENKMTVKKIYADNKEIEVKGRGFRGLFSLQDKNINPLNSPVLKRLLEIGAVCNNADVRFKKIKVRREMIDEIECIGDPTEAAILIASIKGGILPKDLSKHITRIEEIPFNSDRKRMSVIVEEGGTNFVFTKGAPDVILDICTMIYMNDKEVPLTSFDKKRILDINAKFGENALRVLAFAYRKIPKGSRSNPESVERDLVFVGLEGMMDPPRREVYDAVLKCKMAGIKPVMITGDHKITASAIAKELNILGKGDSILSGAEMDHMDEKALENICENTTVYARVTPKHKLRIVKALKKRGYTVAMTGDGVNDAPAIKEADIGISMGKEGTDVAKEASSMILTDDNFASIVAAIEEGRMIYDNIRKFIRYLLSCNIGEVITMFLAVLTSLELPLIPIQILMVNLVTDGLPALALGLDPPDKDIMEMKPRGAHESVFSRGLGIRIGIVGFLMALCTLGAYIFSLNYDNLYKARTIAFATLVMIELIHAFECRSERHLIFEIGLFSNIYLVIACLVSFFIFVSTIYVPALSAIFKTTVLTGFDWLVIIFFSSIEFVFNNLYTAFILPSKKVE, from the coding sequence ATGTTTTCAATGCAAAAACCGAAGCAGGATACGATTTATTATTTAAATGACGATCTAAATTTAAATGGTCTAACTGAACAGGAGGCTCAAAAGAGATTTTTAAAATTCGGACCTAATGTATTGGAAGGCAGTAAAAAGATTACACCATTTGAGATTTTCCTTGACCAGTTTAAAGATTTTATTGTTATGGTTTTATTGGCTGCAACATTGTTCTCTGCATTAATGGGAGAAGTAGCGGATGCTCTTACAATAACGATTATAGTAATACTGAATGCAATTTTAGGTTTCATTCAGGAATACAGGACTGAGCAATCTTTAGAAGCTTTAAAAAAACTTGCAGCACCTACAACAAAAGTAATTAGAAATGGTGTACAGAAAGAAATATCGGTAGAAAGGGTTGTAATGGACGATATAATAATACTTGAAGCAGGTGACAGAATACCGGCAGATGCTATAATCATAGAAAGCCATAACTTAGAAGTAGATGAGTCAATATTAACCGGTGAGTCAATACCTGTACATAAGGAATCTGCACGTGTTAAAGGAAGAGGGATAAAAGGGAAACAAAATCTTATTTATATGGGAACAGTCGTCATAAATGGAAGATGCAAGGCGGTTGTCAAAGATACAGGTATGGAAACTGAAATGGGCAAAATTGCCGGCATGATAAAAAATATCGACAATAATGAAACACCACTTCAAAAAAGGCTTGATAAGCTTGGCAAAATTCTTGTAACAGGTTCTCTTATTATATGTGCGGCTGTTACGATACTTGGTATAATTAGAGGAGAATCCATATATTATATGTTTTTATCTGGGGTGAGTCTTGCTGTTGCAGCAATACCGGAAGGGCTTCCTGCGGTTGTTACCGTATCATTGGCAATAGGAGTACAAAGGATGCTTAAAAGGAATGCTATTATAAGAAAACTTCCAGCAGTCGAAACACTGGGATGTGTTAATATAATTTGTACGGATAAAACAGGTACACTGACTGAAAACAAAATGACAGTTAAAAAAATATATGCAGATAATAAAGAGATTGAAGTGAAAGGGAGAGGCTTTAGAGGTTTGTTTTCATTACAAGATAAAAATATTAATCCATTGAACAGTCCTGTTTTGAAAAGGCTTTTAGAAATAGGTGCGGTTTGTAACAATGCTGATGTTAGATTTAAGAAAATAAAAGTCAGAAGAGAAATGATAGATGAGATAGAGTGCATAGGGGATCCTACAGAAGCGGCTATTTTAATTGCATCAATTAAAGGTGGTATTTTACCAAAAGATTTATCAAAACATATTACAAGAATTGAAGAAATTCCCTTTAATTCCGATAGAAAAAGGATGAGCGTTATCGTTGAAGAAGGAGGAACTAATTTTGTTTTTACAAAAGGAGCACCTGATGTAATCCTTGATATATGTACCATGATATATATGAATGATAAGGAAGTCCCCTTAACATCTTTTGATAAAAAAAGAATTCTTGATATAAACGCTAAGTTTGGCGAAAATGCATTAAGGGTTCTTGCCTTTGCATATAGAAAAATACCAAAGGGCAGTCGCTCTAATCCTGAAAGTGTTGAAAGAGATTTAGTCTTTGTAGGGCTTGAAGGCATGATGGATCCTCCAAGGAGGGAAGTATATGATGCGGTTTTAAAATGCAAAATGGCAGGTATAAAGCCTGTTATGATAACAGGGGACCACAAGATTACAGCATCAGCTATTGCAAAAGAGTTAAATATTCTTGGCAAAGGTGATAGTATATTGTCAGGTGCCGAGATGGATCATATGGATGAAAAGGCATTAGAAAATATCTGTGAAAATACAACGGTTTATGCAAGGGTTACTCCCAAACATAAGCTTCGCATTGTAAAAGCATTGAAAAAAAGGGGTTATACTGTTGCAATGACGGGAGATGGGGTTAATGATGCACCTGCTATTAAAGAAGCTGACATTGGCATATCAATGGGTAAGGAAGGTACAGATGTAGCAAAGGAAGCTTCCTCTATGATATTGACGGATGATAATTTTGCTTCGATTGTTGCTGCAATTGAAGAAGGAAGGATGATATATGATAATATCAGGAAGTTTATTAGATACCTGCTGTCATGTAATATAGGTGAAGTTATAACAATGTTTCTTGCGGTACTTACTTCACTGGAACTTCCACTTATACCCATACAGATACTTATGGTAAATCTTGTTACAGATGGTCTCCCGGCTTTAGCACTTGGACTCGACCCTCCGGATAAAGATATAATGGAGATGAAACCGAGAGGGGCACACGAAAGCGTATTTTCAAGAGGGCTTGGAATAAGGATAGGTATAGTGGGTTTTTTGATGGCGCTATGCACCCTTGGAGCATATATTTTTTCATTAAACTATGATAATCTATATAAAGCAAGGACTATTGCCTTTGCAACACTTGTAATGATAGAATTAATTCATGCGTTTGAATGCAGGTCAGAAAGGCATTTGATTTTTGAGATAGGTTTATTTAGCAATATATATTTAGTTATAGCATGTTTAGTATCATTTTTCATATTTGTATCTACGATATATGTTCCGGCTCTAAGTGCAATTTTTAAGACTACTGTATTAACCGGTTTTGATTGGCTTGTAATTATATTCTTTTCATCAATTGAATTTGTGTTCAACAATCTGTATACGGCGTTTATATTGCCGTCCAAAAAGGTGGAGTAA
- a CDS encoding phosphatase PAP2 family protein: MQANIIKDIQLLSNPILDYFFIVITLLGSSGFYFLLLPIFYWCIDKRFGLKLGLMLISSIYVNTVIKEVTMIARPIGYPGIRSIFTQSAGGYSFPSGHAQGSATLWGTIMVHYKNKTINIIGITLVLLISLSRLYLGVHWPMDIVGGILIALLIVFVGELTDSIIIEGKIDIPFRYKILLSLLIPIILIILFPYKDNFEYMGIMSGVLLGYFIDQKYFGFTVENILTNHFIKLIIGIVIFFSLQTGLKLIFPYTNIFNMIRYGASGLWLSLGAPWVFYKLKLCSKTIN; encoded by the coding sequence TTGCAAGCAAATATAATAAAAGATATACAACTTTTATCAAATCCTATACTTGATTATTTTTTTATTGTAATAACATTGCTGGGGAGCTCCGGTTTCTATTTTCTCCTACTTCCCATATTCTATTGGTGCATCGACAAAAGATTTGGACTTAAACTGGGGCTGATGCTCATATCTTCAATTTATGTAAATACCGTAATAAAAGAAGTTACAATGATAGCAAGACCTATAGGCTATCCCGGAATAAGGTCAATATTTACACAATCTGCCGGAGGGTATTCTTTTCCCAGTGGTCATGCACAAGGTTCTGCAACATTATGGGGCACAATAATGGTACATTATAAAAACAAAACAATTAATATTATAGGAATCACTCTTGTTCTTCTAATATCCTTGTCAAGGCTTTATCTGGGAGTCCATTGGCCTATGGACATAGTCGGCGGTATACTTATCGCCTTATTAATTGTATTTGTTGGGGAACTTACAGACAGTATAATCATCGAAGGTAAAATAGACATACCTTTTAGATATAAAATATTATTATCCTTATTAATCCCCATCATTTTAATAATATTATTCCCTTATAAAGACAACTTTGAATACATGGGGATTATGTCAGGGGTCCTTTTAGGATATTTTATTGACCAAAAATATTTTGGCTTTACAGTCGAAAATATACTTACTAATCATTTTATCAAATTAATAATAGGTATTGTTATATTTTTTTCATTGCAGACAGGACTTAAATTAATTTTTCCGTATACAAATATTTTTAATATGATAAGATATGGTGCAAGCGGTTTATGGCTGTCATTAGGAGCACCATGGGTTTTCTATAAATTAAAACTATGCTCAAAAACCATAAACTAA